In Cryptomeria japonica chromosome 10, Sugi_1.0, whole genome shotgun sequence, a genomic segment contains:
- the LOC131073566 gene encoding beta-glucosidase 12: protein MNSGKGWRALGVVCMWGFFLVTAQEEIKVLSRSGFPPGFIFGTASASYQYEGAAREGGKGPSIWDTFSHIPGTIADGSNGDVAVDQYHRYKEDVKMMKDMGMDAYRFSISWSRILPYGSVKGGINKVGVAYYNNLINELLKHDIKPFVTLFHWDLPQPLEDNYGGFLSENIVKDFEAYAELCFQEFGDRVKHWITLNEPYSYAYAGYDVGLIAPGRHSSSNGSSSTGNSATEPYIVGHNLLLSHAAAVRVYKSKYQAAQKGLIGITIVSHWFLPYSKSHSDHKAAQRAIDFMFGWYMDPITKGRYPTAMRQLVGERLPKFTVRQSTIVKGSFDFLGLNYYTALYAADVLTPPNPLNASYTLDSQSNLTAARNGMLIGPQAGSSWLHVYPRGIQELLKYIKRRYDNPLIFITENGIDEKNDDTLSLAQSLNDTWRINYHSKHLSLVQRAIRVGSNIQGYFAWSLLDNFEWVNGYTVRFGLHYIDYKNNLIRYPKASVYWFQKFLK from the exons ATGAATAGTGGAAAGGGATGGAGAGCCTTGGGAGTGGTGTGTATGTGGGGGTTCTTTCTTGTAACAGCTCAGGAAGAGATAAAAGTACTGAGTAGAAGTGGGTTTCCACCTGGATTTATATTCGGTACAGCTTCTGCTTCTTATCAGTATGAAGGAGCTGCTAGGGAAGGAGGAAAAGGCCCAAGCATCTGGGATACTTTCTCCCATATCCCAG GGACAATCGCTGATGGGAGCAATGGGGATGTTGCTGTGGATCAGTACCACCGCTATAAG GAAGATGTGAAAATGATGAAGGATATGGGCATGGATGCATATAGGTTTTCTATTTCCTGGTCAAGGATATTACCGT ATGGTTCGGTCAAAGGTGGAATTAACAAAGTTGGAGTGGCCTACTACAACAATCTCATTAATGAACTCTTAAAACATG ATATCAAACCTTTCGTGACCCTGTTCCATTGGGACCTTCCGCAACCTCTGGAGGATAACTATGGAGGCTTTCTTAGCGAAAATATCGT GAAAGATTTTGAAGCTTACGCTGAACTGTGCTTTCAAGAGTTTGGCGATCGAGTGAAGCACTGGATTACATTAAACGAACCTTATTCCTACGCATATGCAGGATATGACGTTGGGCTAATCGCACCGGGCCGCCATTCCTCTTCTAATGGAAGTTCAAGCACAGGAAATTCGGCAACAGAGCCATATATTGTGGGGCATAATCTTCTCCTTTCTCATGCAGCTGCTGTGCGTGTATATAAGAGCAAGTATCAG GCGGCACAGAAGGGATTGATCGGAATTACAATAGTGAGCCACTGGTTTCTTCCCTATTCAAAATCACATTCTGACCACAAAGCCGCCCAAAGGGCCATAGATTTTATGTTTGGTTG GTATATGGATCCAATTACAAAAGGGAGATACCCCACAGCCATGAGACAGCTTGTTGGCGAGCGGTTACCCAAATTTACTGTCCGTCAATCTACCATTGTGAAAGGTTCATTTGATTTTCTGGGCTTAAATTATTACACAGCTCTCTACGCTGCTGATGTTTTAACGCCACCCAATCCCCTTAACGCGAGCTATACATTGGACTCTCAATCTAATCTAACAG CTGCGAGAAATGGTATGCTCATCGGACCACAGGCAGGATCGAGTTGGCTTCACGTGTATCCGCGTGGTATACAAGAGCTGTTGAAGTATATTAAACGCAGATATGACAATCCCCTCATTTTCATCACGGAAAATG gtATTGATGAAAAAAATGATGATACATTGTCATTGGCACAATCTCTTAATGATACTTGGCGAATTAATTATCACTCAAAGCATTTATCACTTGTTCAACGAGCAATAAG GGTTGGATCTAACATACAAGGTTACTTTGCATGGTCTTTGTTAGACAACTTCGAGTGGGTAAATGGCTATACAGTTCGATTTGGTCTTCATTACATAGATTATAAGAATAACTTAATTCGATATCCAAAAGCATCTGTTTATTGGTTtcaaaaattcttgaaataa